The following coding sequences are from one Candidatus Paceibacterota bacterium window:
- a CDS encoding GNAT family N-acetyltransferase, which translates to MSINDSNVRDALPSDAESINEILEKSWLATYVPLGVPEKAILDTFFGKEGRKEKLINYLTTINHGTDIGLVIEVNSKVVGLCFGSKKEGYYLLTQIYIHPDHIGNNLGSKLINCFIEKTKSLPIKVSVYEKNTYAINFYKKIGFEVIDEKNIFKLSEDIELKETVLIRNGVGHY; encoded by the coding sequence ATGTCTATAAATGATAGTAACGTCAGAGACGCTCTTCCTTCTGATGCCGAATCAATTAATGAAATACTGGAAAAATCTTGGCTGGCTACATATGTTCCTTTAGGCGTACCGGAAAAAGCCATACTGGATACTTTTTTTGGTAAAGAGGGTCGCAAAGAAAAATTGATAAATTATCTTACTACTATTAATCACGGTACAGATATTGGCTTAGTAATTGAGGTAAATAGTAAAGTAGTCGGTCTATGTTTTGGTTCTAAGAAAGAGGGGTATTATCTTTTGACACAGATATATATTCACCCTGATCATATTGGTAATAATCTTGGCTCGAAATTAATTAATTGTTTTATTGAAAAAACGAAGTCATTGCCCATAAAAGTTTCGGTGTACGAGAAGAATACATATGCGATTAATTTTTATAAAAAGATTGGATTTGAAGTCATTGATGAAAAAAATATATTTAAACTTAGTGAAGATATTGAGCTCAAAGAAACAGTATTGATAAGGAATGGAGTTGGACACTACTAA
- a CDS encoding thrombospondin type 3 repeat-containing protein, protein MTFFRLFVSIALVFALSLSLGVSGAFAQNDDDQPDTSGPDSQFNEDQPATDQATSTESEEEPDASEDDPLSPIRPADTSSSEEREERRQIIENRSMQSETDRTTDSDGDGLTDYDEINIYGTDPEDPDTSGNGMTDGEMVAAGLDPTSTSTEPITTEDPREVPDESFSEEYVITAIEAVSESDTSGTERTSVRITGQGPANSYVSLFIFSVPVRVTVETDGSGRFEYTYREQLADGNHQAYTATVDNSGRVLARSAGIPFVKEANAITVGDSPSYQPAMLTASDPVGFFVENYILISIFLLLLILCIAVIIVGMKERKGAGIEV, encoded by the coding sequence ATGACCTTTTTTCGTTTATTTGTAAGTATTGCGTTGGTGTTTGCGCTTAGTTTGTCTTTAGGTGTAAGCGGAGCGTTTGCGCAAAACGATGACGATCAGCCTGATACCAGTGGTCCAGATTCACAATTCAATGAAGACCAGCCAGCTACTGACCAAGCAACTAGCACTGAATCCGAGGAAGAACCTGATGCATCAGAAGATGACCCTTTATCCCCTATCCGCCCAGCAGACACCAGCTCGAGCGAAGAGCGTGAAGAGCGACGGCAAATCATTGAGAACCGATCAATGCAGTCAGAAACAGATCGTACAACTGACTCTGACGGCGACGGCTTAACCGATTACGACGAGATCAATATCTACGGCACCGACCCGGAAGATCCCGACACCTCCGGCAATGGTATGACCGACGGCGAGATGGTAGCTGCGGGTCTTGACCCGACCTCTACCTCAACTGAGCCGATCACGACCGAGGACCCGCGAGAAGTACCGGACGAGAGTTTTTCTGAGGAGTACGTGATCACTGCTATTGAAGCAGTCAGCGAGAGCGACACCTCCGGCACAGAGCGAACATCGGTACGTATCACCGGCCAAGGACCGGCGAACAGTTACGTCAGCCTGTTCATCTTCTCTGTACCGGTTCGAGTAACCGTGGAGACAGACGGCTCCGGCCGCTTTGAGTACACCTACCGCGAACAACTTGCGGACGGTAACCACCAGGCGTACACCGCCACGGTCGACAACTCCGGTCGCGTTCTGGCTCGTTCAGCCGGAATCCCGTTTGTAAAGGAAGCGAACGCTATTACCGTCGGAGACAGCCCGTCGTACCAGCCAGCCATGCTAACCGCCTCTGACCCTGTCGGCTTCTTCGTGGAGAACTATATTCTGATATCGATCTTCCTACTGCTTTTGATCCTCTGTATCGCAGTGATCATAGTAGGCATGAAGGAAAGAAAGGGTGCGGGGATTGAAGTGTAG
- a CDS encoding alpha/beta hydrolase, which produces MKRKQLYIVPGFGEFPTDLPYKKIAQFARKQGCTVIPVSIVWDRRTMSHWLEQLREVVKKHGDTNSILLGFSFGAYIALLGSKEFNFEKVFLCSLSPYFKEDLKHIPEDAKKFFGKKRMADFQKYTVPRITIPTTLFFGDQDWSMAIKKARKIAKDNPVASFELIEGIGHDISEEVYLEKIKQHLKNPAD; this is translated from the coding sequence ATGAAAAGGAAACAACTTTACATAGTCCCCGGATTTGGTGAGTTTCCAACAGACCTTCCGTATAAAAAGATCGCTCAATTCGCTAGGAAGCAAGGGTGCACAGTTATACCTGTTTCAATCGTTTGGGATAGACGCACTATGTCTCACTGGTTGGAGCAATTGAGAGAAGTCGTGAAAAAACACGGTGATACAAACTCGATATTACTCGGGTTTTCCTTCGGTGCGTACATTGCTCTGCTTGGTTCTAAGGAATTTAATTTTGAAAAAGTATTTCTTTGCTCGCTTTCCCCATATTTTAAGGAAGATTTGAAACATATCCCGGAAGATGCAAAGAAATTTTTCGGCAAAAAAAGGATGGCTGATTTTCAAAAGTATACCGTTCCTCGCATTACTATACCCACAACGCTATTTTTTGGCGATCAGGATTGGTCGATGGCGATTAAAAAAGCTCGCAAAATAGCCAAAGATAACCCCGTTGCAAGCTTTGAACTTATTGAAGGGATAGGGCATGATATTTCTGAAGAAGTGTATCTTGAAAAGATCAAGCAGCATTTAAAAAACCCCGCCGATTAG
- a CDS encoding PEP-CTERM sorting domain-containing protein yields the protein MNQRTALFTALVVALSATVASAATTMDVYVSLGPHSTSDSFDQFGENAVTGLQNGGTATGTPGTPEYWNPVTEVTTRQQVRSGDFNSWKAEASPDAPFDNEYGTLPRWSVAIESDVDFRMWDLEWGFSSSDFNGNYDSLSGSLDGDNFTSWLVGINADGDVFDDGESGDEFIRKLYYAGVGIGTSPDSSWTGTNQELLNQTVEALNADLGENSTITGEYVQTLDGGFPLANTATISVSAAPPVPEPATLTLIGLGSAVLLSRRR from the coding sequence ATGAACCAGCGTACCGCTCTTTTTACAGCACTTGTTGTGGCCTTGTCGGCCACGGTTGCCTCGGCGGCAACGACCATGGACGTCTACGTTTCGTTGGGACCGCACTCGACATCTGACTCGTTCGACCAGTTCGGAGAAAATGCTGTTACCGGCCTTCAAAACGGCGGTACTGCCACCGGCACACCGGGAACTCCGGAGTACTGGAACCCTGTCACCGAAGTGACCACTCGACAGCAGGTTCGGAGCGGTGACTTCAACAGCTGGAAGGCTGAAGCAAGCCCTGACGCGCCGTTCGACAACGAGTACGGCACCTTGCCGCGTTGGAGTGTCGCTATCGAGAGCGATGTCGACTTCCGGATGTGGGACCTCGAATGGGGGTTCAGCTCGTCCGACTTCAACGGCAACTACGACAGTCTGTCAGGAAGCTTAGATGGAGACAACTTCACATCCTGGCTCGTTGGCATCAACGCAGACGGCGACGTCTTCGATGACGGCGAGTCCGGTGATGAGTTCATCCGCAAGCTCTACTACGCCGGTGTCGGTATTGGTACTTCGCCCGACTCCTCTTGGACCGGGACAAACCAGGAGCTACTCAACCAGACGGTTGAAGCCCTCAACGCCGACCTCGGCGAGAACAGCACGATCACTGGGGAGTATGTACAAACACTTGACGGTGGATTTCCGCTCGCAAACACCGCAACGATTAGTGTAAGTGCAGCCCCGCCGGTTCCTGAGCCAGCAACCCTGACATTGATTGGTCTTGGTTCTGCTGTGCTATTGTCACGTCGACGGTAA
- a CDS encoding GNAT family N-acetyltransferase, with product MEIREYDPTKDKQKVETIFSQYWTDREFLEELSRELDRSSDLTIDPNTNARTFFVADDSGEVVGVTGFRKAPEHLSSHADTKNPAELYIIASQVKEKGIGSALGEKVIKEAKKQGFTELLCYSPETHDSSWPFYEKLGFIKGGIVKDPDDGYPGMLWKKVF from the coding sequence ATGGAAATACGAGAATACGATCCTACGAAGGATAAACAGAAAGTTGAAACTATCTTCTCGCAGTATTGGACAGACAGGGAATTTTTGGAAGAACTTTCAAGGGAACTAGATCGATCTTCAGACCTGACCATAGACCCGAACACGAATGCTCGTACGTTTTTTGTTGCGGATGACAGTGGGGAAGTAGTCGGGGTAACCGGTTTTCGAAAAGCACCAGAACATCTCAGCAGTCATGCTGACACAAAAAACCCGGCTGAATTGTATATTATTGCTTCTCAAGTAAAAGAAAAAGGGATCGGAAGTGCGCTCGGAGAAAAAGTAATTAAGGAAGCAAAAAAGCAAGGTTTTACAGAACTGTTATGCTATAGCCCCGAAACTCACGACAGCTCCTGGCCATTTTACGAAAAACTGGGCTTTATCAAAGGTGGTATTGTAAAAGACCCGGACGATGGATACCCTGGGATGCTATGGAAGAAAGTGTTTTAG